From Neisseria cinerea:
GCGAAATGCTTGCCGCCCGCACCAAACAAGGCGGCCGCATCGTGTTATCCGGTTTGTTGGACGAACAAATCGAAGAACTCAGCGGCATTTACAGCCAATGGTTCGATCTCGATCCTGCGGAAACCGAAGAAGGATGGGCGCGATTGAGCGGGACAAAACGCTGACAAGCAAAGGAAATATCATGCAGGATAAAAACAACCTCTGCTGGCTCGATATGGAAATGACGGGGCTGAATCCCGAAACTGACCGCATTATCGAAGTCGCGATGATTATTACCGACTCGGATTTGAATGTATTGGCGCAATCCGAAGTTTACGCCGTCCACCAAAGCGACGAGCTACTCGACAATATGGACGAGTGGAACACCGCCACACACGGTAGGACGGGGCTGACACAGCGCGTACGCGAATCGTCGCATACCGAAGCTGAAGTCGAACAGAAACTGCTGGACTTTATGTCGGAATGGGTACCCGAACGCGCCACGCCGATGTGCGGCAACTCCATCCACCAAGACCGGCGCTTCATGGTCAAATATATGCCGAAACTGGAAAACTACTTCCACTACCGCAACCTTGATGTTTCCACG
This genomic window contains:
- the orn gene encoding oligoribonuclease, with product MQDKNNLCWLDMEMTGLNPETDRIIEVAMIITDSDLNVLAQSEVYAVHQSDELLDNMDEWNTATHGRTGLTQRVRESSHTEAEVEQKLLDFMSEWVPERATPMCGNSIHQDRRFMVKYMPKLENYFHYRNLDVSTLKELAKRWNPPVAKSVVKRGSHKALDDILESIEEMRHYREHFLISATKPDTE